In one window of Leptospira sp. WS92.C1 DNA:
- a CDS encoding glycosyltransferase family 4 protein, whose product MEHNVTLSTLNRIAFIGNYLPRQCGIATFTTDLCEAIAKEHIKTTCIAIPVNDIEVGYAYSSRVRFEITEKDIESYHRAADFLNVNNVDLVCLQFEYGIFGGRAGGHILALLRNLRMPIVTTLHTILHDPDPDQLKVLKQVAALSDRLVVMSERGAEFLQTVYEIQEDKIDFIPHGIPDVPFVDPSYHKDKFGVEGKVVLLSFGLLSPNKGIETVISSLPAILKKHPNVVYIILGATHPNVVRNEGETYRLFLQRLAHEKNVESHLIFYNRFVSLEELIEFIGATDIYVTPYLDPAQITSGTLAYTLGAGKAVISTPYWYAQEMLAEERGVLVPFRDPKALAEQVIDLLDNESKRHAMRKRAYLYGRSMIWPKVAKEYMLSFEKARVERRHFSPPGFAIQPLDKRPSEMPPLKLDHLRHMTDSTGILQHAYFTIPNYNEGYTIDDNARALMVSTLMQDLGNGEVFELTFRYLAFVWYAYNPKTGRFRNFMDYQRHWLEDSGSDDSHGRALWALGTVLGRASAPTLPSIAGRLFEQALPAILGTSSPRAWAFALIGIHEYLQRFDGDRMASQVREELSERLLGLYQRNNTEEWHWFEEGLSYCNAALSHAMLLSGQSIPNPTMTQIGLESLEWLSDLQRGDADGDHFVPIGSNGFYPRGGEHARFDQQPVEAQATVSACLEAYRLTREIRWRKEARRAFEWFLGRNDLNSPVYDPTTGGCRDGLHPDRVNENQGAESTLAFLQSLLELRLAENNALDQEEVKTQ is encoded by the coding sequence AACTATCTGCCCCGTCAATGCGGTATCGCTACATTTACCACCGATCTTTGTGAAGCCATTGCAAAGGAACATATTAAAACGACCTGTATCGCAATACCCGTCAACGATATAGAAGTGGGTTATGCGTATTCTTCGCGAGTGCGTTTTGAAATCACGGAAAAAGATATCGAATCGTATCACCGGGCAGCCGATTTTCTGAACGTTAATAACGTTGATCTTGTATGTCTTCAATTCGAATACGGAATTTTCGGAGGAAGAGCAGGAGGTCATATTCTCGCACTTCTGCGCAATTTGCGAATGCCCATCGTTACAACTCTGCACACCATTCTTCATGACCCGGATCCGGATCAGCTGAAGGTATTGAAACAGGTTGCGGCTCTTTCGGATCGTTTAGTGGTCATGAGCGAGCGTGGTGCGGAGTTTCTACAGACGGTTTACGAGATCCAAGAGGATAAAATCGATTTCATTCCGCACGGAATTCCCGACGTACCTTTTGTGGATCCGAGCTATCATAAGGACAAGTTCGGTGTAGAAGGGAAGGTCGTTCTTCTCAGTTTCGGATTGTTATCTCCGAACAAAGGAATCGAAACCGTGATCTCATCTCTGCCCGCGATCTTGAAAAAACATCCGAATGTAGTTTATATCATCCTTGGAGCGACACACCCGAACGTTGTGCGAAACGAAGGCGAAACATATAGACTCTTTCTTCAGAGATTGGCGCACGAAAAGAATGTGGAAAGTCATCTGATTTTTTACAATCGGTTTGTAAGCCTGGAGGAACTTATCGAGTTTATCGGAGCGACCGATATCTACGTTACTCCTTATCTCGATCCGGCCCAGATTACTTCGGGAACTCTTGCATACACGTTGGGAGCTGGAAAAGCGGTGATTTCCACACCTTACTGGTATGCTCAAGAGATGTTGGCTGAGGAACGCGGCGTACTCGTGCCGTTTCGAGATCCGAAAGCCTTAGCGGAACAAGTGATCGATCTTTTAGACAACGAATCCAAACGTCATGCGATGCGGAAGCGCGCTTATCTCTACGGGCGATCGATGATTTGGCCGAAGGTTGCTAAAGAATATATGCTGAGTTTTGAAAAGGCTCGAGTAGAACGTCGTCATTTTTCTCCGCCCGGTTTTGCGATCCAACCTCTGGACAAACGTCCGAGTGAAATGCCCCCACTCAAACTGGATCATTTGCGTCACATGACTGATAGCACCGGCATCTTACAACACGCATACTTTACGATTCCGAACTATAACGAAGGATATACGATAGACGATAACGCTCGCGCGCTGATGGTAAGCACTCTGATGCAGGACCTGGGCAATGGAGAAGTCTTTGAACTGACCTTCCGTTATCTCGCCTTTGTCTGGTATGCATACAATCCGAAAACGGGACGTTTCCGAAACTTCATGGATTACCAACGTCACTGGTTGGAAGATAGCGGATCCGATGACAGTCACGGCCGCGCTCTTTGGGCGTTGGGAACCGTTCTCGGAAGAGCAAGCGCACCCACGTTACCCAGCATTGCGGGAAGATTGTTCGAACAAGCGCTTCCGGCGATACTGGGAACTTCCAGTCCTAGAGCTTGGGCGTTTGCACTGATCGGAATTCACGAGTATCTCCAGAGATTTGACGGGGATCGTATGGCCAGTCAGGTCCGGGAAGAATTGTCCGAAAGATTGTTAGGTCTCTATCAAAGAAATAATACAGAAGAATGGCATTGGTTCGAAGAAGGACTTAGCTATTGCAACGCAGCCCTATCGCATGCGATGTTGTTATCGGGTCAGTCGATTCCGAATCCAACGATGACCCAGATCGGACTCGAATCCTTGGAATGGTTATCTGATTTACAACGCGGGGATGCAGATGGAGACCATTTCGTACCGATCGGTTCCAACGGTTTTTATCCTAGAGGAGGGGAACACGCTCGTTTTGATCAACAACCGGTAGAAGCGCAAGCGACAGTATCCGCGTGTCTCGAAGCATATCGTCTAACACGAGAAATACGATGGCGCAAGGAAGCAAGACGCGCTTTTGAATGGTTTCTCGGACGCAACGATCTGAATTCCCCTGTGTATGATCCAACCACGGGCGGATGTAGAGACGGCTTACACCCGGATCGAGTCAATGAAAATCAAGGTGCGGAATCCACGTTAGCGTTTCTTCAGAGTTTACTGGAGCTGCGTTTAGCCGAGAACAATGCACTGGATCAAGAAGAAGTAAAAACACAATGA
- a CDS encoding adenylate/guanylate cyclase domain-containing protein, with protein sequence MAFRRTIGASASEDRLEKLVQDRLQPGADKEMIDQRIWDLFGEEWCVMFTDLSGFSRGVEKFGIIHFLQTIHESERILIPIIEDHDGILLKSEGDSFLVIFRNVGKGITSAIKMQQELVIYNKDKIPEEKILLCVGLGFGKVLKIGDTDVFGSEVNIASKLGEDTAEAGEILVTQSVFERAADKHLKFEELAEGPAGTSKAYKLVY encoded by the coding sequence ATGGCATTTCGCAGAACAATCGGAGCCAGCGCGTCCGAAGACAGATTGGAAAAATTGGTCCAAGACAGACTGCAACCTGGCGCAGACAAGGAAATGATCGATCAACGAATCTGGGATTTATTCGGCGAAGAATGGTGCGTGATGTTCACGGATCTTTCCGGCTTTTCCAGGGGGGTGGAAAAATTCGGAATCATTCACTTCTTGCAGACGATCCACGAATCCGAACGGATCCTCATCCCGATCATCGAAGATCACGACGGAATTCTTCTAAAATCGGAAGGAGACAGTTTTTTAGTCATCTTTCGAAACGTAGGAAAGGGAATCACCTCCGCAATCAAGATGCAACAGGAACTTGTAATATACAACAAGGACAAAATTCCGGAAGAAAAAATCCTGCTCTGTGTTGGACTCGGATTCGGTAAGGTTTTGAAGATCGGAGATACGGATGTATTCGGCTCCGAAGTCAATATCGCAAGTAAACTCGGAGAGGATACTGCTGAAGCCGGAGAGATCTTAGTCACTCAATCCGTATTCGAGCGAGCCGCGGACAAACACCTGAAATTCGAGGAATTAGCGGAAGGACCAGCCGGGACTTCGAAGGCCTACAAACTCGTTTACTAA
- a CDS encoding glycosidase — MKQKKNPGLLHRYKENPILTAKDWPYPIHSVFNPGATKLKDGTTLLLCRVEDRTGKSHLCAARSINGIDDWKIDAEPTFMADPEKFPEELWGIEDPRITFIPELNQYAVVYTAYSKEGPGVALAFTKDFQVFERYGMILQPEDKDAALLPRKIEGRWVMIHRPIGAHGAHMWISYSSDLKQWGDHKMMLEARLGGWWDANKIGLSPPPIETPQGWLVIYHGVRHNASGALYRLGLALFDLNTPELCLKRGQEWIFGAEEPYEQRGDVDNVIFPCGYTLDADGDTLNIYYGAADTSIALATCSVKVLLEWLVKQ; from the coding sequence ATGAAACAGAAAAAAAATCCGGGACTTTTACATCGCTACAAAGAAAACCCCATCTTGACCGCAAAGGATTGGCCTTATCCCATTCACAGCGTATTCAATCCCGGTGCGACTAAGCTAAAGGACGGCACCACACTTTTATTATGCAGAGTGGAAGATCGAACCGGAAAATCGCATCTCTGCGCCGCCCGTTCCATCAACGGTATCGACGACTGGAAGATCGACGCCGAACCTACATTCATGGCGGATCCCGAAAAATTTCCGGAGGAATTGTGGGGGATCGAAGACCCGCGGATCACTTTCATTCCGGAATTGAATCAATATGCGGTAGTTTATACCGCGTATTCCAAAGAAGGTCCCGGTGTCGCTTTAGCTTTTACAAAAGATTTTCAGGTTTTTGAACGTTATGGGATGATTCTTCAGCCGGAAGACAAGGACGCAGCCTTGTTGCCTCGTAAGATCGAGGGACGTTGGGTTATGATCCATCGACCGATCGGAGCACACGGAGCCCATATGTGGATTTCCTATTCTTCCGATCTAAAACAATGGGGTGATCATAAGATGATGTTGGAAGCGAGGTTGGGCGGATGGTGGGACGCGAATAAAATCGGACTTTCTCCGCCTCCGATAGAAACGCCGCAAGGATGGCTGGTCATCTATCATGGAGTACGTCACAACGCTTCTGGTGCTTTGTATCGACTCGGACTAGCATTGTTTGATTTGAATACACCCGAACTATGTTTAAAACGGGGGCAGGAATGGATATTTGGAGCAGAGGAGCCCTATGAACAAAGAGGTGATGTGGATAACGTGATTTTTCCTTGCGGATATACGTTAGACGCAGATGGGGATACTCTCAATATCTACTACGGAGCCGCAGATACGAGTATTGCCCTTGCCACCTGCAGCGTGAAAGTCCTATTGGAATGGTTGGTAAAACAATGA